One window from the genome of Clarias gariepinus isolate MV-2021 ecotype Netherlands chromosome 15, CGAR_prim_01v2, whole genome shotgun sequence encodes:
- the malt2 gene encoding MALT paracaspase 2: MADWNLGLDTLSEVALNRLAEMLDKSNSGWRQLAAAVKTQQQFSCSEKEITSCSLQVLSPRGSPGRRLLALLADKKCSLDFLLQCLQKIEHHGAASFLTECVVPIEIMTNPQNVQAPKGSTITLSCRAVGPPGLSYQWFRRKEEVPGGNTSDLILNPAQEGHYICRVSAGEKFVFSGWAQVRLLRSPDSGSDVSFPSSISGMCITQQPRAQKLSEGDTLHLVCAAQAMPPPQFQWYHNQKPLQKANRQFLKIPCVTTADRGVYNCKAYNLHHEMWSDNVQVEIGPGSCSEADWETDGDKPSPLPQQMGDLYATDKVALLMGNMNYAHHRELRAPMADVYELSNLLRQLDFKVVSLLDLNRHEMHRAVSEFLLLLGRGVYGLLYYAGHGYENYGNSFMVPIDAPASYTSDHCLWVQDILQGMQDRQTGLNVFLLDMCRKRNLNDDIIQQPGPLKVTANIVFGYATCVDAEAFEVNKDDLSNGIFMSFLKKRLMEKEKVTVMLDRVAEDMGRCELTRGRQALELRSNLSERRTLTDRIQAPECPVMASTRNLQWSIAHALPESRVLQFDCGVKVQLGFAAEFSNIMIIYTRILETPRDIHTCSAQLSDFTEGPEIDLKRTNQASLRDAGSLLLVMDDRLPPEQPRLFTRLCALQRLKNDLSFTVCLHYQYFNLDEEMQERRPIAVGKPLVSKLNLHEPQRSCTSYSSDLQSASMPLYSPFAQDLQASLPSLDASTSFTESTESFFYTHAGVSSASELKRINEPEENMSPEFLMSEEHIGSKSFTYTSPDKSFKFSNFHSI, from the exons ATGGCGGACTGGAATTTGGGCTTGGACACCCTGAGTGAGGTGGCACTAAACAGACTCGCAGAAATGCTGGACAAATCAAACAGTGGCTGGAGGCAATTGGCAGCAGCGGTTAAAACCCAGCAACAGTTCTCTTGCAG TGAGAAGGAGATTACCAGCTGCTCTCTTCAGGTGCTCAGCCCTCGTGGCAGTCCTGGCCGACGCCTGCTGGCTCTGCTCGCTGACAAGAAGTGCTCGCTGGACTTCCTGCTGCAATGCCTTCAAAAGATTGAACACCACGGGGCTGCAAGTTTTCTCACTGAATGTG TGGTGCCCATAGAGATAATGACTAATCCTCAGAATGTGCAAGCACCAAAGGGTAGCACAATAACACTCAGCTGCAGGGCTGTTGGCCCGCCGGGACTCAGCTACCAGTGGTTCAGGAGGAAAGAGGAG GTGCCGGGTGGGAATACATCAGATCTGATTCTGAACCCAGCTCAGGAAGGTCACTACATTTGTCGTGTCAGTGCTGGAGAGAAGTTTGTGTTCAGCGGATGGGCCCAGGTCCGACTGCTCCGCTCTCCTGATTCGG GCTCAGATGTGAGCTTTCCATCTTCAATAAGTGGGATGTGTATAACTCAGCAGCCCAGAGCTCAGAAGCTGTCTGAGGGTGATACCTTACATCTGGTTTGTGCTGCCCAGGCCATGCCACCTCCCCAGTTTCAGTGGTACCACAATCAGAAACCTCTACAGAAGGCCAACAGACAGTTCCTAAAG ATTCCTTGTGTAACCACAGCAGACAGGGGTGTCTACAACTGCAAAGCGTATAATCTTCATCACGAGATGTGGAGTGATAACGTGCAAGTAGAAATCG GTCCTGGCTCCTGCTCTGAAGCGGATTGGGAAACAGATGGAG ATAAACCCAGTCCTCTTCCACAGCAGATGGGGGACTTGTATG CCACCGACAAGGTCGCACTGCTGATGGGGAACATGAATTATGCACATCACCGGGAGCTCAGAGCCCCCATGGCGGATGTGTACGAGCTGAGCAACCTCTTGCGGCAACTAGACTTCAAAGTGGTCTCGCTGCTCGACCTCAACCGCCATGAAATGCACCGAGCCGTCAGTGAATTCCTGCTGCTACTCGGCCGAGGAGTTTATG GGCTGCTTTACTATGCTGGACATGGCTATGAGAATTACGGAAACAGTTTCATGGTGCCTATAGATGCTCCGGCCTCATACACTTCAGATCATTGTCTCTGGGTGCAGGACATTCTGCAAGGCATGCAGGATCGTCAGACTGGTCTCAACGTCTTTCTGCTTGACATGTGCCGTAAGCG AAATCTAAATGACGACATCATCCAGCAACCTGGACCACTGAAAGTTACGGCAAACATTGTGTTTGGCTATGCGAC ATGTGTTGATGCTGAGGCTTTTGAGGTGAACAAGGATGACCTGTCCAATGGTATATTCATGAGCTTTCTGAAGAAGAGGCTGATGGAGAAGGAGAAGGTCACTGTCATGCTGGATCGAGTGGCTGAAG ATATGGGCAGGTGTGAGTTGACCCGTGGTCGGCAGGCCCTGGAGCTACGCAGTAACCTTTCTGAGCGCCGAACTCTGACGGATCGCATTCAGGCGCCAGAGTGTCCGGTTATGGCATCGACACGGAACCTGCAGTGGTCTATAGCACACG CTCTGCCAGAGAGTCGTGTGCTCCAGTTTGATTGTGGTGTAAAGGTGCAGCTGGGTTTCGCAGCAGAATTTTCAAACATCATGATCATCTACACCCGGATCCTGGAGACACCCAGAGACATCCATACCTGCTCAGCCCAGCTGTCTGATTTCACTGAG GGCCCAGAGATTGACCTTAAGCGTACCAATCAAGCGAGTCTCCGGGATGCTGGGAGTTTACTGTTAGTCATGGATGATCGTCTACCACCAGAGCAGCCGCGACTCTTCACTCGTCTTTGTGCGCTGCAAAGACTTAAG AATGACCTGTCATTCACTGTGTGTTTGCACTATCAGTACTTTAATCTTGATGAGGAGATGCAGGAAAGGCGACCGATAGCTGTGGGCAAACCTCTGGTTTCCAAACTTAACCTGCATGAGCCACAGAGATCCTGCACTTCATACTCTTCTGATCTTCAGTCAGCCAGCATGCCACTTTACTCACCTTTTGCCCAGGATCTGCAGGCCAGTTTGCCCTCTTTAGATGCCAGCACTTCCTTTACTGAATCGACAGAGTCCTTTTTCTACACACATGCTGGAGTCTCTTCTGCATCTGAACTAAAGAGAATAAACGAACCTGAGGAGAACATGAGCCCTGAGTTCCTCATGTCGGAGGAGCACATAGGGTCCAAAAGTTTTACTTACACTAGTCCTGACAAATCTTTTAAATTCAGCAACTTTCATTCCATCTAG